From Carassius auratus strain Wakin unplaced genomic scaffold, ASM336829v1 scaf_tig00028583, whole genome shotgun sequence, the proteins below share one genomic window:
- the LOC113079575 gene encoding uncharacterized protein LOC113079575, translated as MVFPKYHNWSMVATNYICSIMVVVVVPATNDHSSTYNYTMVVVYQQQQQSTTASPTSAPSWWWWWNQQQSTTTPPTTTPLWWLYQQQQQSTTTPPTSPSWWWWWYQQQTTTAPPTTTPWWWQHQQTTTAPPTAAQWWWWLQTTTTTTTTTQPPQEYTTSMTSHQGSYEPFSKLPLQFSFLVDSAAPSCTEGHYIPQFVSPTPLNGDEIQATPLREVEIRVKAAAAYSAVTDVIISGPLNITKHALSTGEYAIRWTPMRSDLGDHFPVCFIAESMSGSSVYQSEMRCVIINVGHQTVEAHVICSATNMAVEIEQLHSVELHKDYLRLNDPACTLDSNGTHVLANISLNACGTMIEEDEEYIIFKNQIFSTDDPNSIITRKHEVEIEFSCRYEKKNNISLEFTARKHITTITEKGFGTLTYSFGLFKTENYYTEIDVTAYPAEYELGEMIYMQIESQSTISNTELFVESCVATPYNDPNYQTSYTIIQNGCTLDETVEFYTSHQPMARFGLQAFQFIGMHEQVFITCSVILCEANNPNTRCSQGCVNSTVAPPSHHQHKREAPIQTSSHLVAQGPLRLKRSIEHEVSSTVLNLNLAFIAGCLLAAVGMVCGVLFYRTRRSHVKYQPLKSDDI; from the exons ATGGTATTCCCAAAGTACCACAACTGGTCCATGGTGGCAACAAACTACATCTGCTCCatcatggtggtggtggtggtaccAGCAACAAACGACCACAGCTCCACCTACAACTACACCATGGTGGTGGTTTATCAGCAACAGCAGCAATCGACCACCGCTTCACCTACATCTGCTCCatcatggtggtggtggtggaacCAGCAACAATCGACCACCACTCCACCTACAACTACACCATTGTGGTGGTTGTATCAACAACAGCAGCAATCGACCACCACTCCACCTACATCTCCatcatggtggtggtggtggtaccAGCAACAAACGACCACTGCTCCACCTACAACTACACCATGGTGGTGGCAACATCAACAGACAACCACTGCTCCACCTACAGCTGCCCAGTGGTGGTGGTGGCTGCAGACCACGACCACAACCACAACCACAACACAGCCACCTCAAGAGTACACAACTTCCATGACTTCACATCAGGGTTCTTATGAACCTTTCAGCAAGCTCCCTCTGCAATTCAGTTTTCTCG TTGATTCAGCTGCTCCTTCCTGCACCGAGGGACATTACATACCTCAGTTTGTGTCACCGACTCCACTCAATGGAGATGAAATCCAAGCTACGCCACTCCGTGAAGTGGAAATCCGGGTTAAGGCTGCAGCAGCTTATTCAGC GGTTACTGATGTAATTATCAGTGGTCCTCTGAACATAACTAAGCACGCTTTGAGCACTGGAGAGTACGCCATCAGATGGACACCAATGAGGAGCGACCTCGGCGATCATTTCCCTGTGTGTTTCATCGCTGAGAGCATGAGCGG AAGCAGTGTTTATCAGTCTGAAATGAGATGTGTCATTATCAACGTTGGACACCAGACTG TGGAGGCTCATGTGATTTGCTCTGCAACCAACATGGCTGTTGAAATTGAGCAGTTGCACTCCGTTGAGCTCCACAAGGACTATCTGCGACTCAATGATCCCGCCTGCACTTTGGACTCAAACGGCACTCATGTGTTGGCAAACATCTCCCTCAATGCTTGTGGTACCATGATTGAG GAGGATGAAGAGTACATCATTTTCAAGAACCAAATTTTCTCAACCGATGACCCGAACAGCATCATTACCAGAAAGCACGAGGTGGAGATTGAGTTCTCCTGTCGCTACGAGAAGAAAAACAACATTTCACTGGAGTTCACTGCACGAAAACACATAACCACCATCACCGAGAAAGGCTTTGGCACCCTCACCTACAGCTTTGGACTTTTCAAAACAGAAAACTACTACACAGAAATCGACGTGACCGCATATCCAGCAGAGTACGAGCTTGGGGAGATGATTTACATGCAGATCGAATCCCAGTCTACAATCAGCAACACAGAGCTTTTTGTCGAATCATGTGTTGCGACACCATACAATGACCCCAACTACCAAACATCCTACACAATCATTCAAAACGG CTGCACCTTGGATGAAACAGTTGAGTTCTACACAAGCCACCAGCCAATGGCCCGCTTCGGCCTGCAAGCCTTCCAGTTCATTGGAATGCATGAGCAG GTGTTCATCACCTGTTCGGTGATTCTGTGTGAGGCAAACAATCCCAACACccgctgctctcagggctgcgtCAACAGCACAGTCGCACCACCGTCCCACCACCAACACAAAAGAGAGGCTCCCATCCAGACCAGCAGTCACTTAGTCGCCCAGGGGCCCCTGCGGCTGAAAAGGAGCATAGAGCATGAAG TGTCCTCCACGGTCTTGAACCTGAATCTGGCTTTCATTGCTGGATGTCTCCTTGCAGCTGTTGGCATGGTGTGTGGTGTTCTCTTCTACAGAACCAGGAGATCCCACGTCAAATATCAGCCTCTTAAGTCAGATGACATTTAA